A genomic region of Streptomyces sp. R33 contains the following coding sequences:
- a CDS encoding hemin ABC transporter substrate-binding protein, whose product MPTPAAPTRAPRRALALALTFSVLALAALTGCAGTSAAGPGAAARPAAAPDRVEPLSPAPLPALPVTVPSADGRQVTVTSAERVVPLTGSLNEIVQTLGLGPQVVARDITATFEQAAQLPVVTRGHDVSAESVLSLRPTLVLAETTSGPAEAIRQIRDAGIPLLVVAPAKSLEDVPKRIGTVAGALGVKDAGVQLNQRTAERIAAARKGIPADAAGKKPRVAFLYLRGTASVYLMGGADSGAAPLLEAAGAVDTGKESGLGKDFTPITSEALAAAAPDAILVMSKGLESVGGTDGLVKIPGVAQTPAGLDRRVVTVDDGVLLNYGPRTDQVLSSLISQLYGKA is encoded by the coding sequence GTGCCTACGCCCGCCGCGCCAACCCGCGCCCCCCGCCGCGCCCTTGCCCTTGCGCTCACCTTCTCCGTCCTGGCACTGGCCGCCCTGACGGGCTGCGCGGGCACGTCCGCCGCCGGACCCGGGGCCGCCGCCCGGCCGGCCGCCGCGCCGGACCGGGTGGAGCCGCTCTCCCCGGCTCCACTGCCGGCGCTCCCGGTGACCGTGCCGTCGGCGGACGGCCGCCAGGTGACGGTCACCTCGGCGGAGCGGGTGGTCCCGCTGACGGGCAGCCTCAACGAGATCGTCCAGACCCTGGGCCTCGGCCCCCAGGTCGTCGCCCGCGACATCACGGCCACCTTCGAACAGGCCGCGCAGCTGCCGGTGGTGACCCGGGGTCATGACGTCTCGGCGGAGAGCGTGTTGTCGCTGCGCCCGACACTCGTGCTGGCCGAGACCACCTCCGGCCCGGCCGAGGCGATCCGGCAGATCCGCGACGCCGGCATCCCGTTGCTGGTCGTGGCCCCGGCCAAGTCGCTGGAGGACGTACCGAAGCGGATCGGGACGGTGGCCGGTGCGCTGGGCGTCAAGGACGCCGGAGTGCAGCTGAACCAGCGCACCGCGGAGCGGATCGCCGCGGCCCGCAAGGGCATCCCCGCCGATGCGGCCGGGAAGAAGCCGCGGGTGGCGTTCCTGTACCTGCGCGGCACCGCCTCCGTGTACCTGATGGGCGGCGCCGACTCGGGCGCGGCCCCGCTGCTCGAAGCGGCCGGCGCCGTGGACACGGGCAAGGAGTCGGGGCTCGGCAAGGACTTCACGCCGATCACGAGCGAGGCGCTGGCGGCTGCCGCGCCGGACGCGATCCTGGTGATGTCCAAGGGACTGGAGTCCGTGGGCGGCACGGACGGCCTGGTGAAGATCCCGGGCGTCGCGCAGACCCCGGCGGGGTTGGACCGGCGGGTCGTCACCGTCGACGACGGCGTGCTTCTCAATTACGGCCCGCGCACGGACCAGGTGCTGAGTTCGCTGATCTCCCAGCTGTACGGCAAGGCCTGA
- a CDS encoding FecCD family ABC transporter permease, translated as MPRAGTSPRRTGALLVAGLVVLLIGLALVSAGVGAYGIPVGDVLGSVQHRLGLGGAALDRVGESVLWNVRLPRVMLALLVGASLGCAGALMQGVFGNPLAEPGVIGISAGAAVGAVAAIGLGLGFLGNWTVTACAFVAGLVTVASVYLLSRNGGRTEVVTLILTGIAVNAFAGALIGLFVFFADSGQVNQITFWQLGSLAQATWPKVLAVLPCALAGLLAAPFYARKLDLLSLGERPARHLGVDVERLRLALILVVALLTAAAVAVAGVITFVGLLVPHLLRMANGPGHRFLVPGSALAGAVVLLGGDLAARTVARPAELPLGVLTALIGSPFFFWLLRRTRRRQGGWA; from the coding sequence CTGCCCCGGGCGGGCACCTCGCCCCGTCGGACCGGCGCCCTGCTGGTCGCCGGGCTCGTCGTCCTGCTCATCGGGCTCGCCCTGGTGTCCGCCGGAGTCGGGGCGTACGGGATTCCCGTCGGGGACGTGCTCGGCTCCGTGCAGCACCGGCTGGGGCTCGGCGGAGCCGCGCTCGACCGGGTCGGCGAGAGCGTGCTGTGGAACGTACGGCTCCCCCGGGTCATGCTCGCGCTGCTCGTCGGCGCGAGCCTGGGCTGCGCGGGGGCCCTGATGCAGGGGGTGTTCGGGAATCCGCTCGCCGAACCCGGCGTCATCGGGATCTCCGCGGGCGCCGCCGTGGGCGCGGTCGCCGCCATCGGCCTCGGGCTCGGCTTCCTCGGCAACTGGACCGTCACCGCCTGCGCGTTCGTCGCCGGGCTCGTGACCGTCGCCTCCGTCTACCTCCTCTCCCGCAACGGCGGCAGGACCGAGGTCGTCACCCTCATCCTCACGGGCATCGCCGTCAACGCCTTCGCGGGCGCCCTGATCGGTCTGTTCGTCTTCTTCGCGGACAGCGGCCAGGTCAACCAGATCACCTTCTGGCAGCTCGGCTCCCTCGCCCAGGCCACCTGGCCCAAGGTGCTCGCCGTCCTGCCCTGCGCGCTCGCCGGTCTGCTGGCCGCCCCCTTCTACGCCCGCAAGCTGGACCTGCTCTCGCTCGGCGAGCGGCCCGCCCGCCATCTCGGCGTGGACGTGGAGCGGCTGCGGCTCGCGCTCATCCTCGTCGTCGCGCTGCTCACCGCGGCGGCCGTCGCCGTGGCCGGCGTCATCACCTTCGTCGGGCTGCTCGTCCCGCACCTGCTGCGCATGGCGAACGGCCCCGGCCACCGCTTCCTGGTCCCGGGCAGCGCGCTGGCCGGCGCCGTGGTCCTGCTCGGGGGCGACCTGGCCGCCCGGACCGTCGCCCGGCCCGCCGAGCTGCCGCTCGGTGTGCTGACCGCCCTGATCGGCAGCCCGTTCTTCTTCTGGCTGCTGCGTCGCACCCGCCGCAGGCAAGGGGGCTGGGCATGA
- the map gene encoding type I methionyl aminopeptidase, with product MSGQSLLVPGELSPARSVPGNIRRPEYVGRPAPTPYTGPEVQSAATIEAMRIAGRIAAQAMEEAAKLIAPGVTTDELDRVAHEYMCDHGAYPSTLGYRGFPKSLCSSVNEVICHGIPDSTVLRDGDIVNLDVTAFIGGVHGDNNATYLCGEVDEESRLLVERTREALNRAIKAVKPGRQINVIGRVIESYAKRFGYGVVRDFTGHGINSSFHSGLIIPHYDSPHATTVIEPGMTFTIEPMLTLGTHEYDMWADGWTVVTKDRKRTAQFEHTLVVTDTGAEILTLP from the coding sequence ATGTCTGGCCAGTCGCTGCTCGTACCAGGCGAGCTCTCTCCCGCCCGTTCCGTTCCCGGAAACATCCGCCGGCCCGAGTACGTGGGCAGGCCCGCGCCCACTCCGTACACCGGACCGGAGGTGCAGTCGGCCGCGACCATCGAGGCCATGCGCATCGCCGGCCGGATCGCCGCACAGGCGATGGAAGAGGCCGCCAAGCTGATCGCCCCGGGGGTGACCACCGACGAGCTGGACCGGGTCGCGCACGAGTACATGTGCGACCACGGCGCCTACCCGTCGACGCTGGGCTACCGGGGCTTCCCGAAGTCCCTGTGCTCCTCGGTCAACGAGGTCATCTGCCACGGCATCCCCGACTCCACCGTCCTGCGCGACGGCGACATCGTGAACCTCGACGTCACCGCGTTCATCGGCGGCGTGCACGGCGACAACAACGCCACCTACCTGTGCGGCGAGGTGGACGAGGAGTCGCGGCTGCTCGTGGAGCGCACCCGCGAGGCCCTGAACCGGGCGATCAAGGCCGTCAAGCCGGGCCGCCAGATCAACGTGATCGGCCGGGTCATCGAGTCGTACGCGAAGCGCTTCGGCTACGGCGTGGTCCGGGACTTCACCGGGCACGGCATCAACTCGTCCTTCCACTCCGGGCTGATCATCCCGCACTACGACAGCCCGCACGCCACGACGGTCATCGAGCCCGGGATGACCTTCACGATCGAGCCGATGCTGACCCTGGGCACGCACGAGTACGACATGTGGGCCGACGGCTGGACCGTCGTGACGAAGGACCGCAAGCGCACCGCGCAGTTCGAGCACACACTGGTCGTGACGGACACGGGAGCCGAGATCCTCACCCTGCCGTAG
- a CDS encoding PhzF family phenazine biosynthesis protein, whose amino-acid sequence MNDLDVLKVFCAGDGRYGNLLGVVRDGRTCPDDASRQALAAELGYSETVFVDDPERGVVDIRTPGTRMTFAGHPLVGVAWLLDIEELQPPAGSVWARDDGEFTWITALPEWVEGKRTEQYASPAEVDALPAPPPGEGWLYAWAWEDEAAGRIRARGFPRRPDGVIAEDEATGSAAILLTAQLNRALNITQGAGSQILTAPGPDGTVEIGGRVRFAKLPEARTE is encoded by the coding sequence GTGAACGATCTGGATGTGCTCAAGGTCTTCTGCGCGGGCGACGGGCGGTACGGCAACCTGCTCGGCGTCGTACGTGACGGCCGGACCTGCCCCGACGACGCGTCGCGGCAGGCGCTGGCCGCCGAACTCGGCTACAGCGAGACGGTGTTCGTCGACGACCCCGAGCGCGGGGTCGTCGACATCCGCACGCCCGGGACGCGGATGACCTTCGCCGGCCATCCGCTGGTCGGGGTCGCCTGGCTGCTCGACATCGAGGAGCTCCAGCCGCCCGCCGGCTCCGTATGGGCCCGTGACGACGGGGAGTTCACCTGGATCACGGCCCTCCCCGAGTGGGTCGAGGGCAAGCGCACCGAGCAGTACGCGAGCCCCGCCGAGGTCGACGCGCTGCCCGCGCCGCCGCCCGGCGAGGGCTGGCTGTACGCCTGGGCCTGGGAGGACGAGGCCGCGGGCCGCATCAGGGCCCGCGGCTTCCCGCGCCGCCCCGACGGGGTCATCGCCGAGGACGAGGCCACCGGGTCGGCCGCGATACTGCTGACCGCCCAGCTGAACCGCGCCCTGAACATCACCCAGGGCGCGGGCTCCCAGATCCTCACCGCGCCCGGCCCGGACGGCACCGTCGAGATCGGCGGCCGCGTCCGCTTCGCGAAACTGCCCGAGGCGCGGACCGAATAG
- a CDS encoding heme ABC transporter ATP-binding protein, whose amino-acid sequence MTIPFLRRSGRSIPARPSPGSAFAEAVGLRVRLGKRAVLAGIDLTARAGEVLALVGPNGAGKSTLLAALAADLPAAEGLVRIDGRPVDEWAAPDLALRRSVLPQSAQMSFPFPVGDVVRMGRAPWAGTPLADADAEAVAAAMAATEVAGFAARPFSALSGGERARVALARVLAQQAPLLLLDEPTAALDLRHQELVLRICRERAAAGDAVVVVLHDLGLAAAYADRAAVLHEGRIAADGPPAEVFGADLLSRVYRQTVEVLPHPRTGVPLVIPVRDAAPSAVPNGHLDLTST is encoded by the coding sequence ATGACCATCCCGTTCCTGCGGCGCAGCGGACGCAGCATCCCCGCCCGGCCGTCCCCCGGCTCCGCCTTCGCCGAGGCCGTCGGCCTCCGTGTCCGGCTCGGCAAGCGCGCGGTGCTGGCCGGGATCGACCTGACCGCACGGGCCGGCGAGGTGCTGGCACTGGTCGGCCCGAACGGCGCCGGCAAGTCCACCCTGCTGGCCGCCCTCGCGGCCGATCTGCCCGCCGCCGAGGGCCTCGTACGGATCGACGGGCGCCCGGTGGACGAGTGGGCGGCCCCGGATCTGGCCCTGCGCCGGTCCGTACTCCCCCAGTCGGCGCAGATGTCCTTCCCCTTCCCCGTCGGGGACGTCGTACGGATGGGCCGCGCCCCCTGGGCCGGCACCCCGCTCGCCGACGCCGATGCGGAGGCGGTGGCCGCCGCCATGGCCGCGACGGAGGTGGCCGGTTTCGCCGCCCGCCCCTTCTCCGCGCTCTCCGGCGGCGAACGGGCCCGGGTCGCGCTGGCCCGCGTACTGGCCCAGCAGGCCCCGCTGTTGCTGCTCGACGAGCCGACCGCGGCCCTGGACCTGCGCCACCAGGAGCTGGTGCTGCGGATCTGCCGGGAGCGGGCCGCGGCCGGGGACGCGGTGGTGGTCGTCCTGCACGACCTGGGCCTGGCCGCCGCGTACGCGGACCGGGCCGCCGTTCTGCACGAGGGGCGGATCGCGGCGGACGGACCGCCGGCCGAGGTGTTCGGGGCCGATCTGCTGAGCCGGGTCTACCGGCAGACCGTCGAGGTCCTCCCGCATCCGCGTACCGGGGTTCCGCTTGTGATCCCCGTACGGGACGCGGCCCCTTCCGCCGTACCGAACGGTCACTTGGACTTGACTTCCACTTGA
- the efeO gene encoding iron uptake system protein EfeO, protein MRPARLTVLTAVAAVAALTAVTGCAEKSGAGDGAVKIAASDSACEVSKTEFPAGKVTLEVENKGSKVTEVYVLFPDDRIVAERENIGPGTKASITAEIKAGDYEIACKPGMKGDGIRQKVKATGNGAVEKRSPELDAAVAEYRKYVQEQADQTLPKAQAFADAVKAGDVEAAKKAYAASRIGWERTEPVAESFGDIDPKVDVREDGLEAGQDPAKDWTGWHRLEKALWVDNKIGDDEKKLADTLITDLTDWQKKVGQAEITPTSMANGAKELLDEVASGKVTGEEERYSHTDLVDFKANVEGAQKAYELLKPVAAKNDPALSAELDKQFAAMNTLLDKYRADKNGYEFTSYETVGPDQRKELSDAVSALGEPLSKLAAAVAK, encoded by the coding sequence ATGCGTCCCGCCCGCCTCACCGTCCTCACCGCGGTCGCCGCCGTGGCCGCGCTCACCGCAGTCACCGGCTGCGCCGAGAAGAGCGGCGCTGGCGACGGGGCCGTCAAGATCGCCGCCTCCGACAGCGCCTGCGAGGTCTCCAAGACGGAGTTCCCGGCCGGCAAGGTCACCCTCGAGGTCGAGAACAAGGGCTCCAAGGTCACCGAGGTCTACGTCCTCTTCCCGGACGACCGCATCGTCGCCGAGCGCGAGAACATCGGCCCCGGCACCAAGGCCTCCATCACCGCGGAGATCAAGGCCGGCGACTACGAGATCGCCTGCAAGCCCGGCATGAAGGGCGACGGCATCCGGCAGAAGGTCAAGGCCACGGGCAACGGCGCCGTCGAGAAGCGCAGCCCCGAGCTGGACGCCGCGGTCGCCGAGTACCGCAAGTACGTGCAGGAGCAGGCCGACCAGACCCTCCCGAAGGCGCAGGCCTTCGCGGACGCGGTCAAGGCCGGCGACGTCGAGGCCGCCAAGAAGGCGTACGCCGCGTCCCGCATCGGCTGGGAGCGCACCGAGCCGGTCGCCGAGTCCTTCGGCGACATCGACCCGAAGGTCGACGTCCGCGAGGACGGCCTGGAGGCCGGCCAGGACCCGGCGAAGGACTGGACCGGCTGGCACCGCCTGGAGAAGGCCCTGTGGGTCGACAACAAGATCGGCGACGACGAGAAGAAGCTCGCCGACACGCTGATCACCGACCTCACCGACTGGCAGAAGAAGGTCGGCCAGGCGGAGATCACCCCCACCTCGATGGCGAACGGTGCCAAGGAGCTGCTGGACGAGGTCGCCAGCGGCAAGGTCACCGGTGAGGAAGAGCGCTACAGCCACACCGACCTGGTCGACTTCAAGGCCAACGTCGAGGGCGCCCAGAAGGCGTACGAGCTGCTCAAGCCGGTCGCCGCGAAGAACGACCCGGCCCTGTCGGCGGAGCTGGACAAGCAGTTCGCCGCGATGAACACGCTGCTCGACAAGTACCGCGCCGACAAGAACGGCTACGAGTTCACGTCGTACGAGACCGTCGGCCCGGACCAGCGCAAGGAGCTCTCGGACGCGGTCAGCGCCCTCGGGGAGCCGCTGTCCAAGCTTGCCGCCGCAGTCGCCAAGTAA
- a CDS encoding heme oxygenase (biliverdin-producing), translating into MDAFSTVIRVASHEQHTEAETSTFMSDLLGGRLGVDAYTRYTEQLWFVYRALEDAAESLKDDPVAGPFIRPELMRVAEIERDLAHLRGPSWRETLIALPATEAYAARVAQCAATWPGGYVAHHYTRYLGDLSGGQIIRDKAERTWGFTRKGDGVRFYVFAEINNPAAFKRTYRELLDAIAADDLEKQRIIDECKRAFDFNGAVFRELGREFPLSA; encoded by the coding sequence TTGGACGCCTTCTCTACGGTCATCCGTGTCGCGTCGCACGAGCAGCACACCGAGGCCGAGACCTCGACCTTCATGAGCGACCTGCTCGGCGGCCGGCTCGGGGTGGACGCGTACACGCGCTACACCGAGCAGCTGTGGTTCGTGTACCGGGCCCTGGAAGACGCGGCCGAATCCCTGAAGGACGACCCGGTGGCCGGCCCGTTCATACGGCCCGAGCTGATGCGCGTCGCCGAGATCGAGCGCGACCTGGCACACCTGCGCGGGCCGTCCTGGCGCGAGACGCTGATCGCACTGCCCGCCACCGAGGCGTACGCGGCCCGCGTGGCGCAGTGCGCGGCCACCTGGCCCGGCGGGTACGTCGCCCACCACTACACCCGCTACCTGGGCGACCTCTCCGGCGGCCAGATCATCCGCGACAAGGCGGAGCGGACGTGGGGCTTCACGCGCAAGGGCGACGGTGTCCGGTTCTACGTCTTCGCGGAGATCAACAACCCCGCGGCCTTCAAGCGGACCTACCGCGAGCTGCTGGACGCGATCGCCGCGGACGACCTGGAGAAGCAGCGCATCATCGACGAGTGCAAGCGCGCCTTCGACTTCAACGGCGCGGTCTTCCGCGAGCTGGGCCGGGAGTTCCCGCTGAGCGCCTGA
- a CDS encoding HtaA domain-containing protein, whose product MPSRPARASAVALVAALAALLCALLPATAAHAAGRTVQGGRLDWGIKSSFQSYVTGPVAKGSFKLKNGAATVGGSLFRFHSATGSYDPETGAFEAAFSGGVVFQGHQKPDGSYELDLTVSRPTVKINGGSGTLYADVSSKAKDTGAVTTQTQVPFAALGLGGVNTKGGGSPIALTGIPATLTDQGAKAFAGYYSAGAQLDPVSLSADVKAAPAAETAPAASPSAQPSQPAQDPQAAQGAFADAAVDWGVRRTFREYVTGAIGQGKWTLAEGAQDGGALFRFPQGKGAYDGRKGTLDAAFAGTVHFTGAHLDLKLGGLSVKVENGKGVLSADVTTGSETKNAVALVEFDAKGLKTDGALVTLTEAPATLTEGGSQAFTSTAVSSLYAAGTEMDPVSLAVALDATAKLPALPDLGSTASPAAPAAPGTSAAPAAKEGESSNAGLYAALGVAVLVLAGGAGYLVLRRNRRTEADAPDAPDGRGQPGRADEPGQPDAPGQADPDGPAESADAQQPRP is encoded by the coding sequence ATGCCCTCGCGACCCGCCCGCGCATCCGCAGTCGCCCTGGTGGCGGCCCTCGCGGCCCTGTTGTGCGCCCTGCTCCCGGCCACTGCCGCCCATGCGGCCGGCCGTACCGTGCAGGGGGGCCGGCTCGACTGGGGCATCAAATCGTCGTTCCAGAGTTATGTCACAGGCCCGGTTGCGAAAGGCTCTTTCAAGCTGAAGAACGGCGCCGCCACCGTCGGCGGCAGCCTGTTCCGCTTCCACTCGGCCACCGGCTCCTACGATCCGGAAACCGGCGCCTTCGAGGCCGCCTTCAGCGGCGGCGTCGTCTTCCAGGGCCACCAGAAGCCGGACGGCTCGTACGAACTGGACCTGACCGTCAGCCGCCCGACCGTCAAGATCAACGGCGGCAGCGGCACCCTCTACGCGGACGTCTCCAGCAAGGCCAAGGACACCGGCGCGGTCACCACACAGACCCAGGTGCCCTTCGCCGCCCTCGGCCTCGGCGGCGTCAACACGAAGGGCGGCGGCAGCCCGATCGCCTTGACCGGCATCCCGGCCACCCTCACCGACCAGGGGGCCAAGGCCTTCGCGGGCTACTACTCGGCGGGCGCGCAGCTCGACCCCGTCTCGCTCTCCGCCGACGTCAAGGCCGCCCCGGCCGCCGAGACCGCACCGGCCGCGAGCCCGTCGGCGCAGCCCTCGCAGCCGGCGCAGGATCCGCAGGCCGCCCAGGGCGCGTTCGCCGACGCCGCCGTCGACTGGGGTGTCCGGCGCACGTTCCGCGAGTACGTCACCGGGGCCATCGGGCAGGGCAAGTGGACCCTCGCCGAGGGAGCCCAGGACGGCGGCGCGCTGTTCCGCTTCCCGCAGGGCAAGGGCGCGTACGACGGCCGGAAGGGAACCCTCGACGCCGCCTTCGCGGGCACGGTCCACTTCACCGGCGCCCATCTGGACCTGAAGCTCGGCGGGCTGAGCGTCAAGGTGGAGAACGGAAAGGGCGTCCTGTCCGCCGACGTCACCACCGGCAGCGAGACGAAGAACGCCGTCGCGCTCGTCGAGTTCGACGCCAAGGGGCTGAAGACCGACGGCGCACTCGTCACTCTCACCGAAGCCCCGGCCACCCTCACCGAGGGCGGCTCGCAGGCTTTCACATCCACGGCCGTGTCTTCTCTGTACGCGGCGGGCACCGAGATGGACCCCGTCTCGCTCGCCGTCGCGCTCGACGCCACTGCGAAGCTGCCGGCCCTGCCCGATCTGGGCTCCACGGCCTCGCCCGCCGCGCCTGCGGCCCCCGGCACGTCCGCTGCTCCCGCCGCGAAGGAGGGGGAGTCCTCGAACGCCGGGCTGTACGCCGCCCTCGGGGTGGCCGTCCTGGTCCTGGCCGGCGGCGCGGGCTACCTCGTGCTGCGCCGCAACCGCCGTACGGAGGCCGACGCGCCCGACGCGCCCGACGGGCGCGGCCAGCCCGGCCGGGCCGACGAGCCCGGCCAGCCCGACGCGCCCGGCCAGGCCGATCCGGACGGTCCCGCCGAGTCCGCGGACGCGCAGCAGCCCAGGCCCTGA
- a CDS encoding HtaA domain-containing protein — protein sequence MSSSHRRPLALAAAVATAAALGSTALVLPATAADGAPAGPVKIVGGTLDWGVLAGYRAYVTGMAKGTITVADGAKQNEDGSLRFGEPTGQYEPAAGHVVKAAFKGSVTFSSPAPPAGHGFEVKLSDFRIDTGTKKLTADVTKGSATTQDVPLAAVAFAGQSMDGLATTLTKEAGDALGSASYENKAGDPLTAKLEFEKPAPPSPSPTPTKSATPSPTPTKSATPSATPTAPADGPQKILSAKLTWGVKESFRKYVLGAGSITPAGGAAKNGDLFDFALGKGELDAKKQTLNASFEGSLRFQYAAHGIDMTFANPRVAAAGKTGTLYVDVKNASGSKADVPFATLDLSKTDYKSKDGVLALNAVAAAFTAEGAASFANDTTGSLYKAGDAVDPLTLSVAVDKGATLPTGGPTPNTGAAGGTGGTGAAAGTVGGNLASTGAELPAGALLATSGAAVAAGAGAVFLARRRRAVRI from the coding sequence ATGTCCTCGTCCCACCGCCGTCCGCTCGCCCTCGCGGCCGCCGTCGCCACCGCCGCCGCGCTCGGCTCCACCGCCCTCGTCCTGCCCGCCACCGCGGCGGACGGTGCCCCGGCCGGCCCTGTGAAGATCGTCGGCGGCACCCTCGACTGGGGTGTGCTCGCCGGCTACCGCGCCTACGTGACCGGCATGGCCAAGGGCACCATCACCGTGGCGGACGGCGCCAAGCAGAACGAGGACGGCAGCCTGCGCTTCGGCGAGCCGACCGGGCAGTACGAGCCGGCCGCCGGCCACGTCGTGAAGGCCGCCTTCAAGGGCAGCGTCACCTTCTCCTCGCCCGCCCCGCCGGCCGGCCACGGCTTCGAGGTCAAGCTCTCGGACTTCCGCATCGACACCGGCACCAAGAAGCTCACCGCGGACGTCACCAAGGGCAGCGCCACGACCCAGGACGTGCCGCTGGCCGCGGTGGCCTTCGCCGGCCAGTCGATGGACGGCCTCGCGACCACCCTCACCAAGGAGGCCGGGGACGCGCTCGGTTCGGCCTCGTACGAGAACAAGGCCGGCGACCCGCTGACCGCGAAGCTGGAGTTCGAGAAGCCCGCCCCGCCCAGCCCCTCCCCGACCCCCACGAAGTCGGCGACCCCCTCCCCGACCCCGACGAAGTCGGCGACGCCCTCCGCGACGCCGACGGCCCCGGCCGACGGCCCGCAGAAGATCCTCAGTGCCAAGCTGACCTGGGGCGTGAAGGAGTCCTTCCGCAAGTACGTCCTGGGCGCGGGCTCGATCACCCCGGCCGGCGGCGCGGCCAAGAACGGCGACCTCTTCGACTTCGCCCTCGGCAAGGGCGAACTCGACGCGAAGAAGCAGACCCTGAACGCCTCCTTCGAGGGGAGCCTCCGCTTCCAGTACGCGGCCCACGGCATCGACATGACCTTCGCCAACCCGCGCGTCGCCGCGGCCGGCAAGACCGGCACCCTCTACGTGGACGTCAAGAACGCCTCCGGCAGCAAGGCGGACGTCCCGTTCGCCACGCTCGACCTGTCGAAGACGGACTACAAGTCCAAGGACGGCGTACTGGCGCTGAACGCGGTTGCGGCAGCGTTCACGGCCGAGGGCGCCGCCTCCTTCGCCAACGACACCACCGGCTCCCTGTACAAGGCCGGAGACGCGGTCGACCCGCTCACCCTCTCCGTGGCGGTGGACAAGGGCGCCACCCTCCCGACGGGCGGCCCCACCCCGAACACCGGCGCCGCGGGCGGCACGGGCGGTACCGGGGCCGCAGCCGGCACCGTCGGCGGGAACCTCGCCAGCACCGGTGCCGAACTCCCGGCCGGAGCCCTGCTCGCCACCTCCGGCGCGGCCGTCGCGGCCGGCGCCGGAGCGGTTTTCCTCGCACGCAGGCGGCGCGCCGTCCGGATCTGA